Proteins encoded by one window of Salicibibacter halophilus:
- a CDS encoding EcsC family protein, with protein sequence MRMPSSPEQIEERLQAIREWEQRYFENREMEMGSVQELQAEALSRLPEKWQKKLIEGVDRFLFYTQSMILNANVQREVEERILATARVFRDDITNIADVRKLTLEQNQFIRTQVVAKQRLYAFGQGGITGFGGPFLLAADLPLIMAINLRTVQLSALAFGYDMRHPAEMMIALKVFEVGTSPSGTQYQGWKELESEEENIVGDLPGFYNGSEQVINEEWLHQPLRQIGKLAMIFMLRKKLIQGVPLIGIAYGAYSNYRLTQQVSDIASVYYEKRYLLERWHEKG encoded by the coding sequence ATGCGTATGCCATCGTCGCCGGAGCAAATAGAAGAACGACTACAAGCTATTCGTGAGTGGGAACAGCGGTATTTTGAAAATCGGGAGATGGAAATGGGCTCCGTGCAAGAGCTGCAAGCGGAAGCGTTATCCCGGTTACCGGAAAAATGGCAGAAAAAATTAATCGAAGGGGTCGATCGCTTTCTTTTTTACACGCAGAGCATGATTTTAAATGCAAATGTGCAACGGGAAGTTGAAGAGCGAATTCTCGCGACGGCTCGCGTATTTCGGGATGATATCACAAACATAGCGGATGTACGGAAGTTAACGCTGGAACAAAATCAATTCATCCGTACGCAAGTGGTGGCAAAGCAGCGGCTATACGCTTTTGGGCAGGGGGGCATCACCGGATTCGGCGGTCCGTTTTTGCTTGCGGCAGACCTTCCGCTTATAATGGCCATTAACTTACGCACTGTACAGTTATCCGCCCTCGCTTTCGGCTACGATATGCGCCACCCGGCGGAGATGATGATTGCTTTGAAGGTATTTGAGGTTGGCACTTCCCCTTCCGGCACCCAGTATCAAGGATGGAAAGAACTTGAGTCGGAGGAAGAGAATATTGTTGGTGATCTTCCGGGTTTTTATAATGGGAGCGAACAGGTTATTAACGAAGAATGGTTGCATCAACCGCTTCGGCAAATCGGAAAACTGGCGATGATTTTTATGTTGCGGAAAAAGCTCATTCAGGGCGTTCCTTTGATTGGCATTGCATATGGAGCGTATAGCAATTATCGATTAACGCAGCAAGTTTCCGATATCGCGAGTGTTTACTATGAAAAGCGATACTTGTTGGAACGTTGGCACGAAAAGGGATAA
- a CDS encoding class I SAM-dependent methyltransferase — MTEQTEIEQLFHTLDEMAKVISEEHTYTYLDALAEAGDILYQGTAEETFSESVQGKVNRLLTDAPKGELDREVVRKAFQLAILKGMKENVQPHHAMTPDGVAFFVSYLLKKLVASEQNIRLFDPAMGTANLLTAVLNETNHVEGAIGAEVDDALVRIAFAMANLQRHSLQILQMDSVSQQGLPEVDVIVSDLPVGYYANDEAVAHFQTRPGEGRMPAEYAIFENSWKALKQSGFAIYLIPNTLFTRDGAEALHKFVKNEAVTLGLLQLPESMFKNDQYAKSIWLLQKNGPGVQAPPQALFAELPSFTRAEALSDMIKRINEWFEQFFHQNG; from the coding sequence ATGACGGAGCAAACGGAGATCGAACAACTTTTTCATACTTTGGATGAAATGGCAAAAGTCATAAGCGAGGAACATACATATACATACTTGGATGCATTGGCGGAAGCGGGCGATATTTTATACCAGGGCACCGCCGAAGAAACCTTCTCCGAATCTGTGCAAGGAAAAGTCAACCGATTGCTGACAGACGCTCCAAAAGGGGAGTTGGATCGTGAAGTCGTGCGGAAAGCTTTTCAGCTGGCGATTTTAAAAGGAATGAAGGAAAACGTTCAGCCGCATCACGCGATGACACCGGATGGCGTCGCGTTCTTTGTTTCCTATTTGCTAAAAAAACTCGTAGCGAGTGAACAAAACATTCGATTATTTGACCCGGCTATGGGCACCGCGAATTTGCTGACGGCTGTCTTAAATGAAACAAATCATGTTGAGGGGGCTATCGGTGCCGAAGTTGATGACGCTTTAGTCCGTATTGCATTTGCAATGGCAAACTTACAACGCCATTCCCTGCAAATCTTACAAATGGACAGCGTTAGCCAACAAGGGCTTCCCGAAGTTGATGTGATCGTATCGGATTTGCCCGTCGGCTATTACGCAAACGATGAAGCCGTTGCCCATTTCCAAACACGGCCCGGAGAAGGGCGTATGCCTGCCGAATATGCAATCTTTGAAAATTCCTGGAAAGCACTCAAACAAAGCGGATTCGCCATCTATTTAATCCCGAATACGCTGTTTACGCGCGATGGAGCGGAGGCACTCCACAAATTTGTAAAAAATGAAGCGGTAACCCTCGGCCTTTTGCAATTGCCGGAATCCATGTTCAAAAACGACCAATACGCGAAAAGTATCTGGCTGCTACAGAAAAATGGTCCGGGAGTACAAGCCCCGCCGCAAGCATTGTTTGCCGAACTCCCGTCTTTTACTCGTGCGGAAGCGTTAAGCGATATGATCAAGCGCATCAATGAGTGGTTTGAGCAGTTTTTTCACCAAAACGGATAA
- the tpx gene encoding thiol peroxidase has protein sequence MASVTFNGDPVTLIGTEVKEGDQAPNFTALDTGMQAHSLDGHQGKVRVISVVPSVDTGVCAQQTRRFNEEAAELDNVEVLTVSVDLPFAQKRWCAAEGIDNLTMLSDHRDFSFGEAFGIGIQEMRLLARGVFVLDSNGKVTHAEYVSEATEHPDYDAAISAAKETK, from the coding sequence ATGGCAAGCGTAACATTCAATGGAGACCCGGTAACGTTAATCGGGACAGAAGTGAAAGAAGGGGACCAAGCACCGAATTTTACAGCTCTAGATACGGGCATGCAAGCACATAGCTTGGACGGCCATCAGGGGAAAGTTCGGGTCATTAGCGTGGTGCCTTCCGTTGATACCGGTGTCTGTGCCCAACAGACGCGACGATTTAATGAAGAAGCTGCGGAATTGGATAACGTTGAAGTATTAACGGTCAGCGTGGATCTTCCTTTTGCGCAAAAACGGTGGTGTGCAGCGGAGGGCATTGATAACCTCACCATGCTTTCGGATCACCGGGATTTCTCATTTGGAGAAGCTTTCGGAATCGGAATACAGGAAATGCGGTTGCTTGCAAGAGGCGTGTTCGTCCTTGACAGCAACGGGAAGGTTACACACGCGGAATATGTATCCGAGGCAACGGAACACCCGGATTATGATGCAGCCATTTCAGCGGCAAAAGAAACGAAATAA
- the ytfJ gene encoding GerW family sporulation protein: protein MSEHPIQGLMETAMENIKEMVDVNTIIGDPVETPDGSVIVPVSKVGFGFAAGGSQIVTERTESYDDEDSYPFGGGSGGGVSITPIAFLIVGTAGVKMIHLDNQAHFYEKLLDLAPQVVEKIKQLIRDDHDHDHEGSHLDERHYPHID, encoded by the coding sequence ATGTCGGAACACCCGATTCAAGGCTTAATGGAAACAGCCATGGAAAATATAAAAGAAATGGTTGATGTGAATACGATTATCGGCGACCCGGTTGAAACACCGGATGGCAGCGTCATCGTGCCTGTATCAAAAGTAGGATTCGGTTTCGCGGCCGGGGGGAGCCAAATTGTGACAGAAAGAACGGAATCCTACGACGATGAAGACAGCTACCCTTTTGGCGGGGGTAGCGGTGGCGGGGTTTCCATCACCCCAATCGCGTTTCTCATCGTCGGCACAGCTGGGGTAAAGATGATTCATCTTGATAACCAGGCCCATTTTTATGAAAAACTGCTTGACCTCGCGCCGCAAGTGGTTGAGAAAATAAAACAACTGATTCGTGATGATCACGATCACGATCACGAAGGCTCCCATCTGGATGAGCGGCATTACCCGCATATTGATTAA
- a CDS encoding DUF2953 domain-containing protein, producing MSILTIKTVIAMIWMLIGLLIVLLSVLCLFIRIRVHVSYIQQGRDNEGSLTVSVFRGLIKKRWEIPSIKMDDDSFSVDYDIQTSNTFRKEKKKKSEKKGTPTDVEKQKETIRSILDSVTGFTKITRRFLDNTRVHEFRWETILGTGDAAATGTLSGFAWTGKSAVFALIAKMMTVRHLPHLNVSPVFQASFFRTSLSCIVSFSVGNAMRGLIRVLIHVRKGRKQQPKQKPQDRNVSKEA from the coding sequence ATGTCCATACTAACAATAAAAACGGTGATTGCCATGATTTGGATGCTTATTGGACTCCTCATCGTTCTACTTTCGGTTTTGTGCCTGTTTATCCGTATAAGGGTTCACGTAAGCTATATCCAACAAGGTCGGGACAACGAAGGAAGCTTGACGGTTTCTGTTTTTCGGGGGCTCATAAAGAAGCGTTGGGAGATCCCTTCGATAAAAATGGACGATGATTCTTTTTCCGTGGATTATGATATACAAACATCCAATACATTCAGGAAGGAAAAAAAGAAGAAGTCAGAAAAAAAAGGCACTCCGACAGATGTGGAAAAACAGAAGGAAACGATACGGAGCATCCTGGATAGCGTCACGGGTTTCACGAAAATCACCCGTCGCTTTCTTGATAACACCCGTGTGCACGAATTCCGGTGGGAAACCATTCTGGGTACCGGTGATGCCGCGGCTACAGGAACCTTGTCAGGATTTGCCTGGACCGGGAAATCAGCGGTTTTTGCGCTTATTGCAAAGATGATGACGGTTCGGCATTTGCCGCATTTAAATGTATCACCTGTCTTTCAAGCCTCATTTTTTCGTACCTCCCTCTCCTGTATAGTATCTTTTTCTGTCGGGAACGCTATGCGTGGATTGATCCGGGTTTTGATTCATGTGCGTAAAGGAAGGAAACAACAGCCGAAACAGAAACCTCAGGATCGAAATGTATCGAAGGAGGCATAA
- a CDS encoding YgaP family membrane protein, translating to MERNVGTLDAIMRITCGLTGLAWSTSHMSKRYDRTMPMLVSVYSAMKVAEGITRYCPILDMLNVNSENLLTRNSTSSDENGQELPRSH from the coding sequence ATGGAGAGAAATGTGGGAACACTTGATGCAATCATGCGTATTACATGCGGTTTAACAGGGTTGGCTTGGAGCACTTCACATATGTCCAAGCGCTATGACCGAACCATGCCTATGCTCGTCTCGGTTTATTCGGCAATGAAAGTCGCGGAAGGGATCACTCGTTACTGTCCGATATTGGACATGTTAAATGTAAACAGCGAGAATTTGTTAACGCGAAACAGCACATCTTCGGACGAAAATGGGCAAGAACTCCCCCGCTCCCATTAG
- a CDS encoding RDD family protein codes for MDIPYNENEEKFGGQREQDEGDSARDKLSHAVEVSMYAGFWMRFWAYLVDLLIVFSLNALFIRPIFMFLDASPTLFFGITVVGFLTSVAAYVYFGVMTKLIGQTLGKMIFGLRVQREDGSPLTWGDTFFREVAGRMIHRVLVFTNLMYIVVGFHPQKAGVHDLLADTRVVLDRHQKKNKHEEEE; via the coding sequence TTGGACATACCCTATAATGAAAACGAGGAAAAGTTTGGAGGCCAACGAGAGCAAGATGAAGGCGACTCCGCACGTGATAAACTGTCTCATGCCGTAGAAGTGAGTATGTATGCCGGTTTCTGGATGCGTTTTTGGGCTTACTTGGTGGACCTGCTTATCGTCTTTTCCTTAAATGCTTTGTTTATCAGACCGATTTTCATGTTCCTTGATGCCTCTCCGACGTTATTTTTTGGAATTACGGTTGTCGGTTTTCTTACATCCGTTGCTGCCTATGTTTATTTTGGGGTCATGACGAAGCTGATCGGGCAGACCCTCGGGAAAATGATCTTTGGTTTGCGCGTGCAACGGGAAGACGGCAGTCCATTAACGTGGGGAGACACGTTCTTTCGGGAAGTCGCGGGACGCATGATTCATCGGGTCCTTGTGTTTACAAACCTTATGTACATCGTTGTCGGATTTCACCCACAAAAAGCAGGTGTTCATGATTTGCTTGCCGACACACGAGTTGTTTTGGACCGTCATCAAAAAAAGAATAAGCATGAGGAAGAAGAATAA
- the sppA gene encoding signal peptide peptidase SppA, with the protein MNVKRWVALVVAVAVVGVSLIFNLFATIVSADFDQAFDGAGMEESFGEDVMEQGTDGRIVVIELEGVIQDMGEESPLMAAGYNHQQILDMLDNAMQDQTVDGIVLEVDSPGGGLIESEEIHDKVVEAQEEYDKTVYASMGGMAASGGYYVSAPADYISAHPSTLTGSIGVVLSGGLGGLNFSELLEDLGIEDNTVTTGPYKDILSGTREMEEDEEEMLQEMADEMLDEFVDVIVEGREMPEDEVRDLADGRIYTGNQALDNGLVDGLGSLDDTVETMQENLGLEDSQVVRYQADLAGFGSLFGGAIEQFSGNSNELSELVTALQQESSPRLMYLYEQ; encoded by the coding sequence ATGAATGTCAAACGTTGGGTGGCGCTGGTTGTCGCAGTCGCCGTCGTAGGGGTTTCATTAATATTTAACTTGTTTGCAACGATTGTGAGTGCGGATTTTGATCAGGCATTTGATGGGGCAGGCATGGAAGAGTCCTTTGGGGAAGATGTGATGGAGCAAGGGACCGATGGCCGAATTGTGGTGATTGAATTAGAAGGGGTTATCCAAGATATGGGCGAAGAGTCACCATTGATGGCCGCCGGATATAACCACCAGCAAATTCTTGATATGCTTGACAATGCCATGCAAGATCAGACCGTCGATGGGATTGTTCTTGAAGTGGACAGCCCCGGCGGCGGACTAATTGAAAGCGAAGAAATCCATGATAAAGTGGTAGAAGCCCAAGAGGAATATGATAAAACTGTCTATGCTTCCATGGGCGGAATGGCAGCTTCCGGTGGGTACTATGTCTCAGCGCCGGCGGATTATATCTCTGCCCATCCATCTACATTAACGGGGTCGATCGGAGTTGTGTTGTCGGGAGGTCTCGGCGGCTTGAACTTTTCCGAGCTTCTTGAAGACTTGGGGATTGAGGATAATACCGTTACCACCGGCCCTTATAAGGACATCTTGAGTGGAACCCGAGAGATGGAAGAAGACGAAGAAGAAATGCTGCAAGAGATGGCCGATGAAATGCTGGATGAATTTGTGGACGTTATTGTTGAAGGGCGTGAAATGCCGGAGGATGAAGTAAGGGATTTGGCCGATGGCCGTATCTACACCGGAAATCAAGCGTTGGATAACGGACTCGTCGATGGCCTTGGCAGTCTTGACGATACGGTAGAGACGATGCAAGAAAACCTTGGCCTTGAAGATTCGCAAGTCGTACGTTATCAAGCAGATCTCGCTGGATTTGGCTCGCTGTTTGGCGGTGCGATTGAACAGTTTTCGGGCAATTCCAATGAACTATCTGAACTGGTAACGGCGCTTCAACAAGAAAGTTCACCGAGATTAATGTATCTATATGAGCAGTAA
- a CDS encoding amidohydrolase, with amino-acid sequence MGTLWQNGIIRTMEHAHARAEAVFTEDGRIVDVGALQSLIKAYKHRIFSYVDLQGGTMFPGFVDSHIHMMGFGQNLLRLDLSHATSSDQLLRQLENAATALEDGEWLIGEGWNENNFSDKHIVHKDQLDERFPDRPVMLTRICRHAMIVNSKAMQLAGLRTSTPHPAGGVIGKDERGELTGLLLDQAQHAIQRVVPAPTEAMLERALTVAFDHMVQTGLTGVHTEDLAYYGSFSRVLRTYRKTFEGKKRKFRVHHLVNDAVLDDFLVSRQAPSEFQTFGAVKVFADGSLGSYSAWLLEPYTDQPENRGVAIYSPEALKAVIKRVREKEMTVAVHVIGDAALSYTLNAIAAYPPPEGKNDRLIHVQIASESLIQRMRQLPVVLDLQPRFTVSDFPWVRNLLGRERLPYSYAWKTLLQNGLACAGGSDAPIEPPDPLLGFHAAMTRRKPGEAHAGYHPDEKLSAFEAVQLYTQGSAKASGENARYGRIAPGYCADFTVLDDDPLSMEDPDGLLQMKVLYTVVDESIMYARSAKDRLQES; translated from the coding sequence ATGGGGACGCTATGGCAAAACGGTATCATTCGTACAATGGAGCATGCGCATGCCCGCGCTGAAGCTGTTTTTACCGAAGATGGCCGTATTGTGGACGTTGGTGCATTGCAATCGCTAATAAAAGCGTACAAACATCGTATTTTTTCGTATGTCGATTTACAAGGGGGAACGATGTTCCCGGGGTTCGTAGACAGTCACATCCATATGATGGGCTTTGGCCAAAATTTATTGCGTCTGGACTTATCACACGCAACGAGCAGCGATCAACTTTTGCGCCAATTGGAAAACGCAGCAACGGCTTTGGAGGATGGGGAATGGTTGATTGGAGAGGGATGGAACGAAAATAATTTTTCGGATAAACACATCGTCCATAAGGACCAATTGGATGAACGTTTTCCGGATCGCCCCGTCATGCTCACGCGTATTTGCAGGCACGCGATGATTGTAAACAGCAAGGCGATGCAACTGGCCGGCCTTCGCACTTCAACCCCGCATCCGGCGGGTGGGGTGATCGGTAAAGATGAAAGGGGAGAACTGACAGGTCTTTTATTGGACCAAGCACAGCATGCCATTCAACGTGTCGTGCCAGCGCCCACGGAAGCCATGTTGGAACGGGCATTAACGGTCGCGTTTGATCATATGGTTCAAACAGGCCTTACTGGTGTACATACAGAGGACCTTGCTTATTACGGCAGTTTTTCACGAGTGCTTCGCACATATAGGAAAACATTTGAGGGGAAGAAAAGAAAATTTCGTGTGCATCATCTCGTGAACGATGCTGTGCTCGACGATTTTCTTGTCTCCAGGCAAGCGCCATCGGAGTTTCAAACGTTCGGTGCAGTGAAAGTTTTTGCCGACGGATCATTGGGCAGCTATTCTGCATGGTTATTGGAACCATACACGGATCAACCTGAAAACAGAGGGGTGGCGATTTATTCGCCGGAAGCGTTAAAAGCGGTCATTAAGCGTGTTCGAGAGAAGGAAATGACGGTAGCCGTCCATGTGATCGGGGACGCGGCGCTGTCTTACACGCTTAATGCCATCGCAGCCTATCCGCCACCGGAAGGAAAAAACGATCGGCTGATCCACGTGCAGATTGCGAGCGAATCATTGATCCAACGTATGCGCCAATTGCCGGTGGTGTTGGATTTGCAACCGCGTTTTACCGTTTCTGATTTTCCATGGGTAAGAAATCTTTTGGGTCGAGAGCGGCTCCCGTATTCTTATGCGTGGAAAACGTTATTGCAAAACGGCCTTGCTTGTGCCGGCGGATCGGATGCTCCGATTGAACCTCCTGATCCGTTGCTGGGCTTCCATGCGGCGATGACTCGCCGTAAACCTGGAGAAGCGCATGCGGGCTATCATCCGGACGAGAAGCTCTCCGCTTTTGAAGCCGTGCAGTTATATACGCAGGGAAGCGCGAAAGCAAGTGGAGAGAATGCGCGTTACGGACGGATCGCCCCGGGGTATTGTGCGGATTTTACTGTGTTGGACGACGATCCGCTATCGATGGAGGATCCTGATGGTTTGTTACAGATGAAGGTTTTATACACGGTTGTTGATGAAAGCATAATGTATGCACGATCAGCGAAAGACCGTCTGCAAGAAAGCTGA
- the thiI gene encoding tRNA uracil 4-sulfurtransferase ThiI — MKADHILVRYSEIALKGKNRADFERTLKGNINRALASFSGAKARRTTGRLVVDTHDEDEEAIMGKLQHIFGISSLSYARKTSHELVDIQATALRVLQGQPDAKTFKVSARRSFKSFPIRSQQLNHEVGGYVLKNTEGVTVDVHQPDVELLVDVREHGTYISAGKIPGPGGLPVGSSEKVMLMLSGGIDSPVAGYLALKRGAEVEAVHFHSPPFTNERAKQKVIDLSRILAGYGTTIRLHVIPFTEIQQYIHKEVATNYEMTIMRRMMMRVSERVARERDALALVNGESLGQVSSQTLSSMHTIEEVADMPVLRPLITMDKVEVTDIAGQIGTFETSILPYEDCCTIFLPAESKTKPKREKANFYESFLDMDEMLEKAVSNRETITIDANEPSSPAFEELL, encoded by the coding sequence ATGAAAGCGGACCACATTCTTGTGCGATATAGTGAAATCGCGTTAAAAGGGAAAAATCGAGCAGATTTTGAACGGACTTTAAAAGGGAATATCAACCGTGCACTGGCTTCTTTTTCCGGGGCAAAAGCAAGGCGTACGACCGGAAGGTTAGTTGTGGATACGCATGATGAAGATGAAGAAGCAATCATGGGGAAACTCCAACACATCTTTGGGATTTCTTCATTGTCATACGCCCGAAAAACAAGCCATGAATTGGTGGATATTCAAGCAACAGCGTTACGTGTCTTGCAAGGCCAACCGGATGCAAAAACATTCAAGGTGAGCGCACGACGTTCCTTTAAATCTTTTCCGATTCGCTCGCAACAGTTGAATCACGAAGTCGGCGGTTATGTGCTGAAAAACACGGAGGGAGTCACCGTTGATGTCCATCAACCGGATGTGGAATTACTCGTGGACGTGCGTGAGCATGGAACGTATATTAGCGCCGGAAAAATTCCGGGGCCGGGCGGATTGCCCGTCGGTTCATCGGAGAAAGTAATGCTGATGCTTTCAGGAGGCATTGATAGTCCGGTAGCAGGCTATCTCGCGCTAAAGCGCGGGGCAGAAGTAGAAGCCGTTCATTTTCACAGTCCGCCGTTCACGAACGAGCGCGCGAAACAGAAAGTGATTGATTTAAGCCGTATTCTCGCGGGGTATGGCACGACGATCCGGTTGCACGTCATTCCGTTCACGGAAATACAGCAATATATTCACAAAGAAGTAGCCACCAACTACGAAATGACCATCATGCGACGGATGATGATGCGGGTCAGCGAACGTGTGGCAAGAGAACGGGATGCCCTCGCCCTCGTAAATGGAGAAAGTCTTGGGCAAGTCTCATCGCAAACGCTCTCAAGCATGCATACGATCGAAGAAGTTGCCGATATGCCGGTGCTTCGCCCGTTGATCACGATGGATAAAGTGGAAGTGACGGATATCGCCGGGCAAATCGGCACGTTTGAAACTTCTATATTGCCTTATGAAGACTGCTGTACCATCTTTTTGCCGGCAGAGTCGAAAACGAAACCGAAAAGGGAAAAGGCCAATTTTTACGAGTCATTTTTAGACATGGACGAGATGTTGGAAAAGGCCGTATCAAATCGGGAAACGATAACGATTGATGCAAATGAGCCTTCAAGCCCGGCCTTCGAGGAATTGTTATGA
- a CDS encoding cysteine desulfurase family protein has translation MIYLDNSATTLPFDEVLDTYQKTAIRHFGNPSSLHDYGSEAEQLLRQARQSIANILNINTGEITFTSGGTEGNNIAIKGAAYARRARGNHIITSAVEHPSVLETCRYLENHGFEVTYLPVDEEGHVKLQDVKEAVREETILVSIMHVNHETGAVQPVEKIAEWLRGREKIRFHIDHVQGVAKVPLPLKNSGIDLCTVSAHKIHGLKGIGLLYIREGVQVEPLFHGGGQEQNVRSGTENLPGIVAFAKALRLSFERYQEAKSTLEKNKEMLIQACREREGMTVNTPENDSAPHIVNVSVFGTRPEIVIQALTKKNIHVSSKSACAARLQTASEVLAAQFGHEERAETGLRFSFSSETKDADIKQLMSALDEVVPEIRRVNEVKI, from the coding sequence ATGATTTATTTAGATAACAGCGCGACAACTCTGCCTTTCGATGAAGTGTTGGATACGTATCAAAAAACCGCGATACGCCATTTCGGCAATCCGTCTTCCTTGCATGATTACGGATCGGAAGCGGAACAATTATTACGGCAGGCCAGACAGTCGATCGCAAACATTTTGAATATAAATACCGGAGAAATTACGTTCACTTCAGGAGGTACCGAAGGAAACAACATTGCCATAAAAGGAGCCGCTTATGCTCGGCGCGCCCGCGGCAACCATATCATCACTAGCGCTGTCGAGCACCCATCGGTGCTGGAAACATGCCGCTATTTGGAAAACCATGGGTTCGAAGTCACTTACCTTCCGGTGGACGAAGAAGGACATGTAAAGCTCCAGGATGTAAAAGAAGCGGTCCGAGAGGAAACCATTCTCGTTTCCATCATGCATGTGAATCATGAAACCGGGGCGGTTCAACCGGTGGAAAAAATTGCCGAGTGGTTGAGAGGACGGGAAAAAATCCGCTTCCATATCGATCACGTCCAAGGCGTGGCAAAAGTGCCGTTGCCATTAAAAAACAGCGGCATTGATCTTTGCACGGTCTCTGCCCATAAGATTCATGGGCTTAAAGGTATAGGTTTACTCTATATCCGGGAAGGGGTCCAAGTGGAGCCTTTATTCCATGGAGGCGGCCAGGAGCAAAACGTACGCTCGGGAACGGAAAATCTCCCCGGGATCGTGGCATTTGCAAAAGCTTTACGCTTATCCTTCGAGCGATACCAGGAGGCAAAATCAACGCTGGAAAAAAACAAAGAAATGCTCATCCAGGCATGCCGGGAGCGAGAGGGAATGACGGTCAATACACCGGAAAATGACAGTGCGCCCCACATTGTGAACGTTTCTGTTTTCGGAACCCGGCCGGAAATCGTCATCCAGGCGCTTACGAAGAAGAATATCCACGTGTCGTCAAAGTCCGCCTGTGCCGCGCGACTGCAAACGGCAAGTGAAGTGCTCGCCGCCCAGTTTGGCCATGAAGAAAGAGCGGAAACGGGGCTTCGTTTCAGTTTTTCCAGTGAAACGAAGGATGCGGACATTAAGCAACTCATGTCGGCTCTGGACGAGGTTGTACCGGAAATCCGCCGCGTGAATGAGGTGAAAATATGA